A genomic window from Thermodesulfitimonas autotrophica includes:
- a CDS encoding ATP-binding protein has product MTDRETIGAALVSFGEYLRRRRWEYERLLSELAAVEKELAATSAREAVLAQAREVFQLAAEAAREQAKQGVERVVTWALQSVFGPEISFEVTLSERRDQPEADFFVVSTYGGTTPVRTEPTEARGGGVVDIISLALRYVLLERSRMGGPLVLDEPGKHVSEEYSRALGDFIRLMSEDAGRQVIIVTHNSELAETGTLAYRVELRNGESRVYPAGANNRHPGTGS; this is encoded by the coding sequence ATGACGGACAGGGAAACGATCGGTGCGGCGCTTGTGAGCTTTGGGGAATACCTGCGCCGGCGCCGCTGGGAGTACGAGCGACTGCTATCCGAGCTGGCGGCCGTGGAAAAGGAACTGGCAGCCACCAGCGCGCGCGAAGCGGTGCTGGCGCAGGCCCGGGAGGTTTTCCAGCTTGCCGCCGAGGCCGCCCGGGAGCAGGCGAAGCAGGGTGTGGAGCGGGTGGTCACGTGGGCGCTGCAGTCTGTCTTCGGCCCAGAGATCTCCTTCGAGGTCACGCTATCCGAACGGCGCGACCAGCCGGAGGCGGACTTTTTTGTGGTAAGCACCTACGGCGGAACCACGCCCGTGCGGACCGAACCGACCGAGGCCCGGGGCGGCGGGGTCGTGGACATCATCTCCCTGGCGCTGCGCTACGTGCTCCTCGAGCGGAGCCGGATGGGCGGGCCGCTGGTGTTAGACGAGCCGGGGAAGCACGTGAGCGAGGAATATTCCCGGGCGCTCGGTGACTTTATCCGCCTGATGAGCGAGGATGCCGGGCGGCAGGTGATCATCGTTACCCACAACAGCGAGCTCGCCGAGACGGGCACGCTCGCCTACCGGGTGGAGCTGCGCAACGGGGAGAGCCGCGTTTACCCGGCAGGCGCTAACAACCGTCACCCGGGCACGGGGTCGTAA
- a CDS encoding iron-sulfur cluster assembly accessory protein — MLEVTPLAQEKLKEFLEARKALDAYIRVYISGIGUGGPNFGLALDESVKADDTVFTAGEIKFAVDKATEPYLEGAVLDYANTWLGGGFTISRPGASSCGGSCSSC, encoded by the coding sequence ATGCTCGAAGTAACGCCGTTGGCCCAGGAGAAACTGAAGGAGTTTCTCGAAGCGCGCAAGGCGCTCGACGCCTACATCAGGGTCTACATCAGCGGGATCGGGTGAGGGGGGCCGAACTTCGGTCTGGCTCTGGATGAGTCAGTGAAAGCGGATGACACCGTCTTTACGGCCGGGGAAATCAAGTTTGCCGTGGACAAGGCAACGGAGCCGTATTTAGAGGGCGCCGTTCTCGACTACGCTAACACCTGGTTGGGCGGCGGTTTCACCATCTCAAGGCCCGGCGCCTCTTCCTGCGGGGGCTCCTGTTCTTCCTGCTAA
- a CDS encoding carbohydrate-binding protein produces MFIAKGKHILDNRVDVTPSPAVRGRDVLIRYNGLLAKSGADRVYVHYGFDGWKNVNTAEMRREPDGSFAISLPVQGTSELNFCFKDSANNWDNNNGWNWASDIIY; encoded by the coding sequence ATGTTCATCGCCAAAGGGAAACATATCCTTGATAACCGCGTTGACGTCACTCCTTCGCCGGCCGTCCGGGGCCGGGACGTTCTGATCCGCTACAACGGCCTGCTCGCCAAGAGCGGTGCCGACCGTGTTTACGTCCACTACGGGTTCGACGGGTGGAAAAATGTGAACACAGCAGAGATGCGGCGGGAACCGGACGGGAGCTTCGCGATTTCCCTTCCCGTTCAGGGGACGAGCGAACTCAACTTCTGCTTCAAAGACAGCGCCAACAACTGGGACAACAACAACGGCTGGAACTGGGCCAGCGACATTATTTACTGA
- a CDS encoding NADH-dependent [FeFe] hydrogenase, group A6, producing the protein MRLTIDGREVEAPEGTNLLEAARAHGIAIPSLCYLRGINEIGACRVCLVEIEGLPALQAACVYKVAEGLKVHTNTARVRRVRQTVVELLLSEHHRECTTCIRNGNCELQNLAETLGIRNIRFTGETPNYPLYDRNPFIVRDYNKCVRCRRCEAICSNAQQVHVYAAQHRGFATVIAPPFMLDLADVACTTCGQCILACPTASLYERECIADVWRALDDPDKIVLAQTAPSIQVTLGELFGMPPGTVVTGKLVAALRRLGFDKVFATDFSADLTIIEEAHEFLERLEAGGPFPMLTSCCPGWIKFCEHFYPEFLGHLSTCKSPHQMFGALAKTYFAAKHSYDPRKVVVVAIMPCVAKKFEASRPEMGTDQFRDVDYVLTTRELGRMIRQAGIDFGSLPDEDYDQPLGIASGAGTIFGATGGVMEAAVRTAYAVTHPDERGLIDMAELRGQSGIKEAWVDLGRWQVRVGVAHGLGNARRLLELVKAGEAFHYLEIMACPGGCVGGSGQPILAGHDQAALSLDYRHNRADALYRIDFSRTIRRSHENPQAKKIYEEFLGRPLGPTAMKLLHTTYTPRSPVPTRYDPQLFPSIFPRSAVQDNN; encoded by the coding sequence GTGCGGCTGACCATCGACGGCCGGGAAGTGGAGGCGCCGGAAGGAACCAATCTTCTCGAAGCCGCGCGGGCACACGGCATCGCGATCCCGAGCCTCTGCTACCTGCGCGGGATAAACGAGATCGGGGCCTGCCGGGTCTGCCTCGTGGAAATCGAGGGCCTCCCGGCACTGCAGGCGGCCTGCGTTTACAAGGTGGCCGAAGGGCTAAAGGTGCATACCAACACCGCGCGGGTCCGCCGGGTGCGGCAAACCGTGGTGGAACTCCTCCTCTCCGAGCACCACCGGGAGTGCACTACCTGCATCCGCAACGGCAACTGCGAGTTGCAGAATCTGGCGGAAACCTTAGGCATCCGCAACATCCGCTTCACCGGTGAGACGCCAAACTACCCGCTTTACGACCGCAACCCCTTCATCGTTCGGGACTACAACAAGTGCGTCCGGTGCCGCCGCTGCGAGGCCATCTGCTCGAACGCGCAGCAGGTCCACGTCTACGCGGCGCAGCACCGGGGCTTCGCGACGGTGATTGCGCCCCCGTTTATGCTCGACCTGGCCGACGTGGCCTGCACCACCTGCGGCCAGTGCATCCTCGCCTGCCCCACGGCCTCCCTCTACGAGCGGGAGTGCATCGCGGATGTCTGGCGGGCGCTTGACGACCCGGATAAGATCGTGCTGGCCCAGACGGCGCCCTCGATCCAGGTGACCCTCGGGGAACTTTTCGGGATGCCGCCGGGAACCGTGGTTACCGGGAAGTTGGTGGCGGCGCTGCGGCGCCTCGGCTTCGATAAAGTCTTTGCGACCGATTTCAGCGCCGACCTCACCATCATCGAAGAGGCCCATGAGTTCCTCGAGCGGCTTGAAGCCGGCGGCCCCTTCCCCATGCTCACCTCCTGCTGCCCCGGCTGGATCAAGTTCTGCGAGCACTTTTACCCCGAATTCCTCGGTCACCTCTCCACTTGCAAGTCGCCGCACCAGATGTTCGGCGCCCTCGCCAAAACCTACTTCGCCGCCAAACACAGCTACGACCCGCGTAAGGTAGTGGTGGTGGCGATTATGCCCTGCGTCGCCAAAAAGTTCGAAGCCAGTCGCCCGGAAATGGGAACCGACCAGTTTCGGGACGTCGATTACGTCCTCACAACGCGGGAACTCGGGCGGATGATCCGGCAGGCAGGGATCGACTTCGGCAGCCTGCCGGACGAGGACTACGACCAGCCGCTCGGTATCGCGAGCGGTGCGGGGACGATCTTCGGCGCCACCGGCGGCGTGATGGAAGCGGCGGTGCGGACCGCCTACGCGGTCACGCACCCGGACGAAAGGGGGCTGATTGATATGGCGGAGCTGCGCGGCCAAAGCGGGATCAAGGAAGCGTGGGTAGACCTCGGCCGCTGGCAGGTACGGGTGGGTGTCGCTCACGGTCTGGGTAACGCCCGGCGGCTTCTCGAACTGGTAAAGGCAGGCGAAGCCTTCCACTACCTCGAGATCATGGCCTGCCCCGGCGGCTGTGTAGGCGGGAGCGGCCAGCCGATCCTTGCCGGCCACGATCAGGCCGCGCTTTCGCTTGACTACCGGCACAACCGCGCCGACGCGCTTTACCGGATCGACTTTTCCCGGACCATCCGGCGCTCCCACGAGAACCCCCAAGCCAAAAAGATTTACGAAGAGTTCCTCGGGCGGCCGCTTGGCCCCACCGCCATGAAACTGCTGCACACCACTTACACGCCGCGCAGCCCGGTGCCCACCCGCTACGATCCCCAGCTTTTCCCAAGTATTTTCCCCAGGAGCGCGGTGCAAGATAACAATTGA
- a CDS encoding ABC transporter substrate-binding protein: MAKTGRRSLRRVCSILPGQAGFTPARLRAAAGAALLAGLLLVFALLGAGCGTKPAALTVGLLPITDNLPFWVAEQKGYFRDAGVAVKFISFPSAVERDSAFTAGQIDVAVGDLLAVAQMRQGGTKVKAIALCQGVRPEEGRFAVLAAPGSGLRTVADLKNVPIACSLKTINEYVLDRLLTAEGFKPEEIKKVAIPKIPVRLEALLNGTVKAAILPDPFAALAEAKGARLIIDDTKSNISQTVIIAREETIDRNLTGLKRLLAAYNRAVRDIQRDPTAQVPLLKEKARVPEPVLPGGRHGMKLIFSPAQLPAPADVQAVVDWLTAKGILKAPVRYDDLVEKRVLGG; this comes from the coding sequence TTGGCGAAGACGGGAAGGCGAAGTTTGCGGCGCGTTTGCTCTATTCTGCCAGGGCAAGCCGGCTTCACGCCCGCCAGGTTAAGGGCGGCCGCTGGTGCGGCTCTCTTGGCGGGCCTGCTGCTGGTCTTTGCCCTGCTGGGCGCGGGGTGTGGGACAAAGCCGGCGGCACTCACGGTGGGGCTCTTGCCCATCACGGACAACCTCCCCTTCTGGGTCGCGGAGCAGAAGGGCTATTTCCGCGACGCGGGGGTGGCGGTGAAATTTATCTCCTTCCCGAGCGCGGTGGAACGGGACAGCGCCTTCACCGCCGGGCAGATCGACGTGGCGGTGGGCGACCTTCTGGCGGTGGCCCAGATGCGGCAGGGCGGGACTAAGGTGAAGGCGATCGCTCTCTGCCAGGGCGTGCGGCCGGAGGAGGGGCGCTTTGCGGTGCTGGCGGCGCCCGGCTCGGGGCTGAGGACGGTGGCCGACCTCAAAAACGTGCCCATCGCCTGCTCCCTGAAGACGATTAACGAGTACGTGCTCGACCGGCTGCTAACGGCGGAGGGGTTCAAACCCGAGGAGATTAAGAAAGTGGCGATCCCCAAGATTCCGGTGCGCCTCGAGGCGCTGCTCAACGGCACCGTCAAGGCGGCGATCCTGCCGGATCCCTTCGCGGCGCTGGCGGAGGCCAAAGGCGCGCGCCTCATCATTGACGATACGAAGAGCAACATCTCCCAGACGGTCATCATCGCGCGCGAGGAGACGATTGACCGAAACCTCACGGGGCTCAAGCGGCTGCTGGCGGCTTACAACCGGGCGGTGCGCGACATCCAGCGGGACCCGACCGCTCAGGTGCCGCTGCTAAAGGAAAAGGCGCGGGTGCCTGAACCGGTGCTGCCCGGGGGGCGCCACGGGATGAAGCTCATCTTCTCGCCGGCACAGCTTCCGGCACCCGCGGACGTGCAGGCGGTGGTTGACTGGCTCACGGCGAAGGGGATTCTGAAGGCGCCGGTGCGCTACGACGACCTGGTGGAAAAGCGAGTGCTCGGCGGTTGA
- a CDS encoding ABC transporter ATP-binding protein, producing MILVEGLRVTYQTAGGPVAALGGVSFRVAAGETCCVIGSSGCGKSTLLSVLAGLIPDFAGKVLVAGAPVAPGRRQTALILQDYGLLPWKNVFANVALGLEIRKVPRPEREARVNRLLRELGLYEYRRLYPAQLSGGQRQRVAIARALALEPDLLLMDEPFSSLDALTREALQESLREIWTRTRCTIVLVTHSIEEAVFLGRQIIVLSPRPGRVVAALPNPGAGRQDWRRDPEFLRLCSFLREKLAVGAAAPGTAAAGRR from the coding sequence TTGATCCTGGTTGAGGGATTGCGGGTGACGTACCAGACGGCCGGGGGGCCCGTGGCGGCCCTCGGCGGCGTCTCTTTTCGGGTGGCGGCGGGGGAAACCTGCTGCGTTATCGGGTCTTCCGGCTGCGGCAAGAGCACGCTGCTATCGGTTTTGGCGGGGCTCATCCCTGATTTTGCGGGAAAGGTGCTGGTTGCCGGGGCACCGGTTGCTCCCGGGCGGCGCCAAACGGCGCTGATTCTCCAGGACTACGGCCTCCTGCCCTGGAAAAACGTCTTCGCCAACGTGGCCCTCGGGCTGGAGATCCGCAAGGTGCCGCGGCCGGAGCGGGAGGCGCGGGTGAACCGCCTCCTGCGGGAGTTGGGGCTGTACGAGTACCGCCGCCTCTACCCGGCGCAGCTTTCCGGCGGCCAGCGGCAGCGGGTGGCGATCGCGCGGGCGCTCGCCCTTGAGCCCGACCTGCTCCTCATGGACGAGCCCTTTTCTTCCCTCGATGCCCTCACGCGGGAGGCGTTGCAGGAGAGCCTCCGCGAAATTTGGACCCGCACGCGCTGCACGATTGTCCTGGTGACCCACAGTATCGAGGAGGCGGTCTTCTTGGGCCGGCAGATCATCGTTCTCTCCCCCCGGCCGGGGCGGGTGGTGGCCGCGCTGCCCAATCCCGGCGCGGGGCGCCAGGATTGGCGCCGTGACCCGGAATTCCTGCGGCTTTGCTCCTTCCTGCGGGAAAAACTGGCGGTTGGCGCTGCAGCACCGGGCACCGCAGCGGCGGGTCGGAGGTGA
- a CDS encoding ABC transporter permease, with translation MQRLFRRAGTTLGALLLLLALWALAAAVVRLPALPTPLAAFAVFFRELPGELGRHLLVSSYRVAAGICLAVATAIPVGLACRNPAVDRVLSPLIYLIYPVPKIVFLPVVMVLLGLGDGAKILLITLVLFFQILLPVRDGARHIPQALIASVTSLGAGPGALLRHVIWPAVLPEVLTALRIASGTAIAVLFFAETIASQEGLGYYLLDAWTRYAYPELYAGIIAMGLLGFLIYVILEWLERRLCAWKYL, from the coding sequence GTGCAGAGACTATTCCGCCGCGCAGGCACCACCCTCGGCGCGCTTTTGCTGCTGCTTGCTTTGTGGGCGTTGGCGGCGGCGGTAGTCCGTCTCCCTGCGCTCCCTACGCCGCTTGCGGCCTTTGCGGTTTTCTTCCGGGAGTTGCCGGGTGAGCTCGGGCGCCACCTGCTTGTCAGCAGCTACCGCGTGGCGGCGGGCATTTGCCTTGCCGTGGCTACCGCCATTCCCGTGGGACTTGCTTGCCGCAATCCCGCGGTCGACCGCGTTTTATCACCCCTCATCTACCTCATTTACCCGGTGCCCAAGATCGTCTTTCTTCCCGTGGTGATGGTGCTCTTGGGCTTAGGCGACGGGGCGAAGATCCTGCTCATCACCTTAGTCCTTTTCTTCCAGATCCTCCTTCCCGTGCGCGACGGCGCCCGGCACATTCCCCAGGCGCTCATCGCTTCGGTGACTTCCCTCGGCGCGGGGCCGGGTGCCCTTTTGCGCCACGTGATCTGGCCGGCGGTGCTCCCGGAGGTCCTGACCGCCCTCCGGATCGCTTCGGGAACCGCGATCGCCGTGCTCTTTTTTGCGGAGACGATCGCGAGCCAGGAGGGGCTGGGCTACTACCTCCTCGACGCCTGGACGCGCTACGCTTACCCGGAGCTCTACGCCGGCATCATCGCCATGGGACTCCTCGGCTTCCTCATTTACGTAATCCTCGAGTGGCTCGAGCGGCGCCTCTGCGCCTGGAAGTACCTTTAG
- a CDS encoding NuoF family protein: MLQSTRDLAELRQRLLPRLSFRTPAAAGPPAAVLVCTSMGCLAAKSEAVIAALKEEVAALGLDVTVHETGCLGLCKFGPAALVYPGQVLYLGLDPDAVRKIAREHLRDGRLVAEHLFRDPETGAAIAQLPNIPFFRRQLRAVLAQVGVIDPGSLEDYIAAGGYAAFATVLGWQPEAVVAAVSRAGLRGRGGAGFPTGRKWAAAAAQPAKRKYIVCNADEGDPGAFMDRSIIEGTPHAVLEGMLIAGYAVGAQEGIVYVRAEYPLAVKRLETAIRQARRAGLLGKNLLGSDFSFDVEICHGAGAFVCGEETALLASVMGRRGESRPRPPYPVEEGLWGEPTVLNNVETLANVPLIIRKGPEWFAGIGTEKSKGTKIFSLAGSINITGLIEVPMGVSLREIVFGLGYGPPAGRELKAVQTGGPSGGFLPARHLDTPVDYESLKELGTIMGSGGMIVLDEASCMVDVARFYTAFGQDESCGRCTPCRVGTKRMVELLDRITGGTATVADLELLEKLAEDVKDASLCGLGQTVPNPVLSSLRFFRDEYLAHVKERRCPAGRCRKLLH, encoded by the coding sequence ATGCTGCAGAGTACGCGGGACTTGGCAGAGCTGCGGCAACGCCTCCTCCCCCGGCTTAGCTTCCGGACACCGGCTGCCGCGGGTCCGCCGGCGGCGGTGCTGGTCTGCACTAGCATGGGCTGCCTCGCCGCGAAGAGCGAAGCGGTGATCGCGGCGCTCAAAGAGGAGGTGGCGGCGTTAGGGCTTGACGTGACCGTGCACGAGACGGGCTGCCTCGGGCTCTGCAAGTTCGGGCCGGCGGCGCTCGTTTACCCGGGGCAGGTGCTCTACTTGGGGCTCGACCCGGACGCGGTCCGCAAAATCGCCCGGGAGCACCTGCGCGACGGGCGCCTGGTGGCGGAGCACCTCTTCCGGGACCCAGAAACGGGGGCCGCAATCGCCCAACTCCCCAACATCCCTTTCTTCCGGCGGCAGCTCCGCGCCGTGCTGGCCCAGGTAGGCGTGATCGACCCGGGAAGCCTCGAGGATTACATTGCCGCTGGCGGCTACGCGGCTTTCGCCACGGTCCTGGGCTGGCAGCCGGAGGCGGTTGTGGCTGCGGTAAGCCGCGCGGGTCTGCGGGGCCGGGGCGGGGCCGGTTTTCCGACCGGCCGGAAATGGGCCGCAGCCGCCGCCCAGCCGGCCAAACGCAAGTACATCGTCTGCAACGCCGACGAAGGCGACCCGGGCGCCTTCATGGACCGCAGCATCATCGAAGGCACGCCCCACGCCGTGTTAGAGGGGATGCTCATCGCCGGCTACGCCGTCGGGGCGCAGGAGGGGATTGTTTACGTGCGGGCGGAGTATCCCCTCGCGGTTAAGCGCTTGGAGACGGCCATCCGCCAGGCGCGGCGCGCCGGCCTTTTAGGCAAAAACCTTCTCGGGAGCGACTTTTCCTTCGATGTGGAAATCTGCCACGGCGCCGGCGCCTTCGTCTGCGGCGAGGAGACGGCGCTCCTCGCGTCGGTAATGGGCCGCCGGGGCGAGTCCCGCCCGCGGCCGCCCTACCCGGTGGAGGAAGGGCTCTGGGGCGAGCCGACGGTGCTGAATAACGTGGAGACACTGGCCAACGTGCCGCTCATCATCCGCAAGGGACCCGAATGGTTCGCCGGCATCGGCACGGAGAAGAGCAAAGGGACGAAGATTTTCTCCTTGGCGGGGAGCATCAACATTACGGGGTTGATCGAGGTGCCGATGGGGGTAAGCCTGCGGGAAATCGTCTTCGGCCTGGGCTACGGGCCGCCGGCGGGGCGGGAGCTTAAGGCGGTGCAGACGGGCGGGCCTTCGGGCGGCTTCCTCCCCGCGCGCCACCTCGATACGCCGGTAGACTACGAGTCGCTCAAAGAGCTCGGCACGATCATGGGTTCTGGCGGCATGATCGTGCTCGACGAGGCGAGTTGCATGGTGGACGTGGCGCGCTTTTACACCGCCTTCGGGCAGGACGAATCCTGCGGCCGGTGCACTCCCTGCCGCGTGGGCACAAAGCGGATGGTTGAGCTTCTCGACCGGATCACCGGTGGCACGGCAACGGTCGCGGACTTGGAACTGCTCGAAAAGCTGGCGGAAGACGTGAAGGACGCCTCCCTTTGCGGCCTCGGCCAGACGGTGCCCAACCCGGTGCTCTCTTCGCTGCGCTTTTTCCGGGATGAATACCTCGCCCACGTGAAAGAACGGCGCTGCCCCGCCGGCCGCTGCCGGAAGCTCCTGCACTAA
- a CDS encoding complex I 24 kDa subunit family protein codes for MPEINPYARLDRFIRAYAEKPGGLVRVLQKAQEIFGYLSPEVQTYVARQMKLPASTVAGVATFYSQFAAVPQGKNVINVCLGTACYVKGSGEIFAAFKKLLGVDADETTPDGLFTLRATRCLGACSIAPVVTVNEAVFAHATPETAAAIVARYRKEGEERKDAAEYAGLGRAAATPPPPA; via the coding sequence ATGCCGGAGATAAACCCCTACGCGCGCCTCGACCGCTTCATCCGGGCCTACGCGGAAAAGCCCGGCGGACTGGTGCGGGTGCTCCAAAAGGCGCAGGAGATTTTCGGTTACCTTTCCCCCGAAGTGCAAACCTACGTAGCGCGCCAGATGAAGCTCCCGGCCAGCACGGTGGCCGGCGTGGCAACTTTTTACTCCCAGTTCGCCGCCGTGCCCCAGGGGAAAAACGTCATCAACGTCTGTCTGGGCACCGCCTGCTACGTTAAGGGAAGCGGGGAAATCTTCGCCGCTTTCAAAAAGCTCCTGGGGGTTGATGCCGACGAAACTACGCCGGACGGCCTTTTTACCCTGCGCGCGACCCGCTGCCTCGGCGCCTGCAGCATCGCGCCGGTGGTGACGGTAAACGAAGCGGTTTTCGCCCACGCTACGCCGGAAACGGCCGCGGCGATCGTAGCACGCTACCGGAAAGAAGGGGAGGAAAGGAAGGATGCTGCAGAGTACGCGGGACTTGGCAGAGCTGCGGCAACGCCTCCTCCCCCGGCTTAG
- the murJ gene encoding murein biosynthesis integral membrane protein MurJ — MSSGRIIVRATFLILALSLLSRFLGLGREMAIAYAFGAKAKADAFFVAYVIPYTFSGVVGTALATVIVPVFAGYAAQGRKEAAWQVLSRLLNAAFVLTLVLALLGVAAAPLLTRALGGGFPPATLALATKLTAAMTPAIIFLTVAGILGGILNANNIFGPPALGPAIMNVMVITGALAGARLLDVYGLALGVVAGSLAYTLVQLPALRYVGFRYTPACDFWHREVRRVGALLLPVVLASGIGQVYTFIDWRLASGLAEGSIAALNYANKLMNLPQGLLVTAVTTAIFPTLSRLAAEEQPEAMAATLRRALKWILLLGVPGAVGLIVLRAPVVMLLFERGAFDARATGMTAQALLCYAVGLAAFCLNLPLTRGFFAFQDTRTPLLISAATVPVKLLLSLVLVRVLHHAGLALATSVTMTLNMCLLSYLLYRRLPALFDASFCRFAGRLLLAAALMGAGVHVADGYLAAHLKTTGLGLLCRVAADIAAGALLFFAAAFSLRLDELLSLCDLLREKAAGVAIRSKSLRPRYRNNR; from the coding sequence GTGAGCTCCGGTAGAATAATCGTCCGCGCCACGTTTTTGATTCTCGCTCTTTCCCTCCTTTCCCGCTTCTTAGGGCTCGGCAGGGAGATGGCGATCGCCTACGCCTTCGGCGCGAAAGCGAAGGCGGACGCCTTCTTCGTAGCCTACGTCATTCCCTACACTTTTTCCGGTGTCGTCGGCACGGCGCTCGCGACGGTGATCGTGCCGGTTTTCGCCGGTTACGCGGCACAGGGACGCAAAGAGGCGGCCTGGCAGGTGCTAAGCCGCCTCCTCAATGCCGCCTTCGTGCTGACGCTGGTTCTGGCCCTCCTCGGGGTGGCCGCCGCCCCTTTGCTCACCCGGGCGCTCGGGGGCGGCTTCCCGCCGGCGACGCTCGCGCTCGCCACCAAACTCACCGCGGCGATGACGCCCGCGATTATTTTTTTGACGGTGGCCGGCATCCTGGGCGGCATCCTCAACGCCAACAACATCTTCGGGCCGCCGGCCCTCGGGCCGGCAATCATGAACGTCATGGTGATCACCGGCGCGCTTGCGGGGGCGCGGCTCCTTGACGTTTACGGGCTGGCCCTCGGTGTAGTGGCCGGAAGCCTCGCCTACACGCTGGTTCAGCTTCCGGCCCTCCGCTACGTCGGCTTTCGCTACACACCGGCCTGCGACTTTTGGCACCGCGAGGTGCGCCGGGTTGGGGCGCTGCTGCTGCCGGTGGTGCTGGCTTCCGGAATCGGCCAGGTTTACACCTTCATCGACTGGCGCCTCGCGTCAGGTCTCGCCGAGGGGAGCATCGCGGCGCTCAACTACGCGAACAAACTGATGAACCTGCCGCAGGGGCTCCTGGTCACGGCCGTGACCACCGCCATCTTCCCGACGCTAAGCCGCCTGGCGGCGGAGGAGCAGCCGGAGGCGATGGCCGCGACGCTCAGACGCGCGCTGAAGTGGATCCTGCTGTTAGGCGTCCCGGGCGCGGTCGGGCTCATCGTGCTGCGCGCCCCGGTGGTGATGCTTCTCTTCGAACGCGGGGCTTTCGACGCGCGGGCCACCGGGATGACGGCGCAGGCGCTCCTCTGCTACGCGGTGGGCTTAGCGGCTTTCTGCCTCAACCTCCCGCTCACCCGCGGCTTTTTCGCCTTTCAGGACACCCGGACGCCGCTCTTGATCTCGGCCGCTACCGTCCCCGTGAAGCTTCTGCTGAGCCTCGTCCTGGTGCGCGTTTTGCACCACGCCGGCCTTGCCCTGGCTACCTCCGTCACGATGACGCTCAATATGTGCCTCCTCTCCTACCTCCTCTACCGCCGCCTCCCCGCCCTCTTCGACGCCTCTTTCTGCCGCTTCGCCGGCCGGCTGCTCCTCGCCGCCGCCCTTATGGGCGCAGGGGTGCACGTAGCCGACGGTTACCTGGCCGCCCACCTGAAAACCACGGGTTTGGGGCTGCTCTGCCGGGTGGCAGCAGATATCGCGGCGGGCGCCCTCCTCTTTTTCGCCGCCGCCTTCTCCTTACGTCTCGATGAGCTTCTCTCCCTGTGCGACCTCCTCCGCGAAAAAGCAGCGGGCGTCGCCATCCGGAGCAAGTCGCTCCGCCCCCGCTACCGAAACAACCGGTAA
- a CDS encoding response regulator transcription factor, translating into MGEFTILLGGQSPEWRESLVAAFAANGSFEVIGHVANADLLPAAGRLHPDIVLWNVAGEDPVATVGELKRRCPFVFPVVLVDNPQKLDLLALLRAGTWGCLPLRLLPRQIVQAVELIIKAGMLCLPRLGPEFFSLAERGRSPVDADLLTGREREVLSLLGQNLSNQEIGRRLFMSESTVKTHLRSIFRKLGARNRTEAVVAALRVGLLQEAALNDQPRR; encoded by the coding sequence GTGGGAGAATTTACTATTTTGCTCGGTGGGCAGTCACCCGAGTGGCGCGAAAGTTTGGTTGCCGCTTTTGCGGCGAACGGGTCTTTTGAAGTGATCGGCCACGTGGCTAATGCCGACCTGCTCCCGGCGGCGGGCCGGCTTCACCCGGATATCGTCCTCTGGAACGTCGCGGGTGAGGATCCTGTGGCCACTGTTGGTGAACTCAAGCGCCGGTGCCCCTTCGTTTTTCCGGTGGTCCTGGTAGATAACCCGCAGAAGCTGGACCTGCTGGCGTTGCTTCGGGCTGGCACGTGGGGGTGCTTACCCCTGCGCCTGCTGCCCCGCCAAATCGTCCAGGCGGTGGAACTCATCATTAAGGCCGGGATGCTCTGCCTCCCGCGACTGGGGCCGGAGTTCTTCAGCCTCGCGGAAAGAGGGAGAAGCCCGGTTGACGCTGATCTCCTCACGGGTCGTGAACGCGAGGTGCTCTCCCTGCTCGGCCAGAACCTTTCGAACCAGGAGATCGGCCGCCGCCTCTTTATGTCGGAATCGACGGTTAAAACGCATCTCCGGAGCATCTTCCGCAAGCTCGGCGCCCGCAACCGGACCGAGGCGGTGGTGGCCGCGCTGCGCGTCGGGCTGCTTCAAGAAGCGGCTTTAAACGACCAGCCCCGACGCTAA